CACCAAGTTATTGGAAGGATGGGGAGACTGGAGAGAGGAAACTACTCCTAGTCATTAGGCAGGATAGGTACGTAGTGGATGAGCGAAACCACATCATTCTCAAGGACTTCGGCCTAGAAATCGGTTTTACGGGTAGGTTGAGGTGGTACGGCAAGCAAGGCAGGCTAGAAATATACTATGATGAGACGAGGAATGCTTGGTATGCCTCCATTCCAGTGGAGGTTGGGGTCGAGGTAACTAGGAAGGGAAGGAGGAGCAAGCATATCCTTCGCGGCGAAAGAAAGAGCATTCAAGTTAAATCACCGAAGGGTAATAAAGCAGCATCCATAGATCTGGGCATTAACGTCTTGGCGAGCGTGGTGATCGATGATGGTACGTGGTTGCTCTATAAGGGGGTTAGGGCGAAGGAGGATTATTTCTATCTACAAAATAGGATAGGTGAGGTACAATCCTTATCAAGCAAGATGAAGAACCTAGAGGAGTATGAGGCGTATTATGAGCTTAATAGGGAGGGGAGGAGGCTTTTCAAGAAATTGAGCAGGAGGCTTCTCCACTTGTATAGGAACTTTGCTTCCCACTTGCTTAAGACGCTTCACGAACGAGGCGTATCCACGATCTATTTGGGGTACCCCCTCAATATCGCGCAGGATAAGGGCAATAAGTTCACCGTGAATTTGTGGTCTTACCGAGAGTTGATGGGCATTATTGAGTTGAAGGCCCAGGAGTATGGCATTCGTGTGTTTGAGGTCATTGAGTATAATACCTCAAAGTACTGTGCTTATCATGGTGTTGAGGTTGAGAGGGGGCCTAGAGGCGTAATCAACTGTCCTAAAGGGCATAAATTGCACAGTGACTTGAATGGTGCTTTAAATATCTTGAAGAAGGCTACCGGCATAACGATCTCAGCGATAAAGAGGCCCCTATCTTTCATCGTGGACCACAACAGAGTAGCGCCCGTGAAAGGGGCGTAACCCTCTAGACCTCGGGGAACCCTCGCCCTCAAGGCGGGGAGGAGGTCAGATAGAGTACGTTAGGAAATTATTCCTAGGCGTCAAGGAGAGCGTTAGGTATGTTAAGGAGTATGAGAACTACTTCCTAAAGTAGTGAATTACTCCATCCCCTTAAACCCCCGATAGGATAAAATTGATGCAAGCATAAGGCGTATCCAATTAAATTATAAATAAGCAAATCCACTTGCTTATATGCCCCTTAACTTAATAAACGTGAAGAGGGGTATTAAGTATAGATGCAGTAAATGCGGCTTCAGCACGCCAGCCATGACTTGGATGTGGCGCTGCCCTCATTGTGGTCATCCCCTTGATCTAGACTTTGAGACCAGAAAACCGAAAGCCGCCACCTCTAGGGAACTACTTAAGGTGATTCCAGTTGAGAAACCCATAAATCTTGGAGAGGGCTTTACGCCCCTCATTAATGCTGGAAATTACATAATTAAGATGGAGGCTCTGAATCCAACTGGCTCATTTAAGGATAGGGGATGGAGCATAGCCGCATCAATAATGGATGCGTTAATGATAGAGGACTCAAGCGGTAATGCTGGAGTATCGCTAGCTGCGTATAGTAGGGGAGCAGGCATTAAGTCAAGGATATATGTCCCGGCCACTGCATCTCCATCTAAGAAGAGCTTAATGCGGCTCCTAGGCGCTGATGTAGTTGAGGCGCAAAGCAGATCAGAGGCAGCTAGGTTGGCATTAAATGATAGGGATGGGGTATACGTTGGCCACTCCTGGAATCCATTCTTCCTGGAGGGCACTAAATTAATAGCTTATGAGTTGCGTTATCAATTTGAAGCCGTGGAGTCAGTGATACTGCCATTGGGTAACGGCACCCTCCTCCTCGGTCTATATAAGGGCTTCAAGGAAATGATTGAGGAGGGCTTAATGAAGGACATGCCTAGGTTAATTGCAGTGGAGGCCCAGGGGTATTGCTCCGCATTCACGGCCTTAACTGGGCGTAATTGTTTCCATAGGGCCACGCTGCCCGAGGGCATTATGGTCAGTGAACCGCCTAGGCTCGACCAGATAATTGCCGCCATTAAGGAAAGCGGTGGGGACATAGTTCTAGCCGGCGATGATGATGTGGTAACTGGCTTAAGGATGGCTCTGTCGCTTGGACTAGTGGTGGAGCCAACGTCCGCAGTGGTCTTCGCCGTTAAGCCCAGCACTGGGGCTGTATATATAATGACAGGCTCTGGATTAAAGATGATTGATGTTATGCAGCGATTATTTCCGATTCAGTGAGCCAACTCATTCACTGCCTTGACGACATCATCATATGGCGGTTCTTTTCCAGGATCATCGGAGTACCACACGTACTTAATGGTGTGATCAGGCGCTATTATATAGACGGCTCTCTTTGCCAGGTACCTAAGACCAAGGAGGCTAGGCAGCACGACATCATAATCAGCTATTACTGTCTTATTGAAGTCGGATGCAAGAGTGAAGTTTAGCCTATTCTGCTCCTTAAATGCCTTTAGTGAGAATGGGGTGTCAACGGATACGGCTATCACGTTGGCCTTCGCCTTCTCCAGCTTAAACATGCTGTCCCTGAATGTGCAGAGCTCCTTGGTGCATACGCTGGTGAATGCTCCAGGGAAGAAGAGCAGCACCACGTACTGCCCTTTCCCCAGCACATCGTATAGATTCACCTTCTTTAGATCCGTGTCAAGCAATTCGAAGTTTGGAGCTTGGTCTCCTATCTTTAGAGGCATGGTAGGGTCCCATACTTGCATCATTTAAATATTTCATCCATGACCACTTAATTCGCTCATTGCCTNACTTGCCTATGCCGTCGATGGGTCCCGGGCTCCAGTGATTTAATCATGGAATCGATTCTCCTCAGTTCTGAAATCAGATTCACGGCCTTATCCGGGTCAGGCGCACCGCTTTTCCTTAATTCCATGATGAACTCATGAACAGTGTTTCCCCTTAGCCCCAAATTCTTCAATTCATCAATAACATGTTGGCGATATTCATGTAGAAGCTTATTCGCGGGCTCTATGTAGAGCAATGAGAAATTGTCATCCTTAATTAGATCCTTTNCTCCGGTTCTGGCCCTAGTAAATGAAATGCGAGCCGCTTCCCGGCTCATCTCAATATATTGCCTTTTTCCCTCATTAATTAGCCTTTGTAAATTAGCTTCATGCTGCGCGCCCCTTTTTCCCTGTCCCAAATTCATCATTACTGCAATCAATGGCGTCACTTTAAGCCTCACAGCAGCTTGAAGAACTGTTGGTTCTCTCTTTGTTGAGATCATCATATAATCATTAACTAAGTTATGAAGTATTGGATCCCTGGGCGTCTTAATGGTTCCCCCACCATAAAGGGTTCCAAGCCAATTATATTTCTGCGATAATTGCTTCCTAACTCTTTCTATGCCCCTCCAATTAATTGCTCCATCCCTAATGAATCCCAATTCCCCTAGTTTTCTAATGCTATTTAAATCCCCGGCCACTGCTTTTGAAGCAGCATGTAGAATCTCTATCTCTGACTTACTTATTTCGTTTATTCTAGCAGCTATGGCGTACCTAATGAATCTGACAAGCAAGTCTCGACTCCTTAACACAACTATTGACGAATTACTTGCATACATGTATGAATAAGTATCATTAAGTAACCTAATACGGAGATCCCGTGGGCTCCTCGACATTAAGGACCACGTGACATATCTTGATGTGATATCACTGACGCGTTCGCTTCTTGGATTGCTGGCGTAGGCCTTGCCCATGGCTCCATCCCGCATAAGCGTCAATGTGGTTCCATCCATTGCCCGCCTCATTCTAGTAGAGGTCAATAAGTACCTATGTAGCTCGCCTCGCCTAGCTCTGCCCCTTAAGGTACTCAATCGTCGCTCTCCTGCAACTATATTTTTACCGGTTAATCGCTTCATCAGTTTTCTCGATATCGACGTTGAGCCATAGGATGGCTTAAACAAGAATATTATGGATAATTCATAGAATAAGCCATTAACTAGCGAGTATATCGCCGTGTCGATTGCCGTGGGCATTCCTAAGACGAAGGCCAGCGCATTAATCGCGCCAAATAAAGTAGTGGAGTACACCATTACCTTAACCACGAATAAACCAAAGATGTTTGGCATTGACCTTAATTGATTCTCTAACCAGCGTAGATTAGCGGTGCTAGCCACTTCATAATAATCACTCAACTCAGTAGTGTAAGCTATATTAACGTGGTTATTCCCTATGCCTCCTGGTCCCCACCCATATAGCCGAGAACCCATAATAGTTATGCTCACCGGCATTAGGATCGTCTGGTTCTCCTTATTAGTGCAAGTAATGATGGCAATGCGTTGAGTCAAATCGCTGGGCGGATTCGGCGGGGGCATTATCACCGAGTTATTAATATTGAGTTGATTGGCTATATTCTCATAGAAACTAGATAATTTATTGAGGAGGGGTTTCACTCTTGCTTCCTCGTAGACATCACTATCATTCAATATGTGATTACAGCCATTTATTGTTATGTTGGATCCATAAGTCCAAAGAATCCAGCGCTGAGTTTCATTGGGTTTAAGCGATTCAACCCAACTTAGCGTAACGTAACCGACTCCATACTTATCCACGTATGTTGGTTGCGTGGAGTTCAGTAGTTCCCAAGCGCCAACTACTTGGTCCCCATTAATCACCGGATTAAAGGGAGGCTCTTGCAATATGACTTCCCGAATGCCATTAAGCGATTTAATCACTATGTTGGTATGTACCTTTAGCCATAAGTAGTATGATGCATCAATCGTTATTTCGCCGCTGGGCACGGGCGAAATGGAGGTCGGCGTGTATAGGATGAGTTCATGTCGCCCTATGTAACCGGTGAGAAGCCAATACTTGCCTCCAGCTGTGTATAGCAGATCCATCGGTTCCTGGGACGGTATAGCAAAGCTCAAATTAAATGATGGGGGCCTCAATCCCTGAATCGATGCAGCCGCTATGTTTGTTGAGAGTTCGGCGGTCAATGCAATGACCAATAGCGTAGCGCCTATTGTTCTCGTCTTGCCGATCAGCATTAGGGGGAGGGCGATCGCGATGAGGAAGGGGGATACATTGATCGCTATGTATGCTATCTCAATGGTTGTATTGAATACGGCTAGCATTACTTGGCTTAGATGAATGGCTGTGTATACTATGAATGATAATGGGTCAAGGAATTGCCCCACCGCCTCGAGGCCATAATAATACTGTTGGATCGGCACATTGGCTCCAGCCAATATTACCGTGGCTATTATGTTGCGGGCAGTTAATGCCACGGCGAGCGCTAATCCCATTGATGTGGAGGATCTATATATGGTTAGCCAAGCATCACGCATATATGTGAACTCGAGAATCGGATTTTGCGGCGTCGAGGGATTAATTAAGTTAATTGTGAGGGGCATTACGGCGAAGAATATGTATGAAGCTGCTATGAGTAGGATTCCCCTTTTATTTAATTGCTTACGCCAGAGCCCAATTATTATCACCATGCTTGTCTCTATGCCTATGGCGAGTTCCTCAAGTTGCATGGTTGGCTATCTCTATGAATGGTGAGATCAGCAGCTTCTTCATCATTAGCAGGGTCTCGGCTCCTGGATTAATGTTGGCTCCAAGCCCATTGGCGATATAGAACATGACGTACATTAAGACATAGAACGTGGATATCCCTATGAATATCCATTTAAAGTTATTTATTGCCTCATATAATCCGCTCATTCGACCCCATGATGTCATGCTTAGCTTTGATTCGAATATTTTATAGATGCCGGCCAATATTAGAACCCACATGCTCAGCCCTCCTATTATGGATATTATGTTAAATGCATCGCTTAGGAATGGCATTATCAAGTTATTCTCTATGGATTGTGGATTAATTCCGCTTGAGTTAGTATAATTCCCGCTGGCGTGGGCCAGCGTAGCTATGGATAGAGCCATTATTAGAATGGCTATTAGTGTTCTCCAAAGCATTCTCCATTCACGATGGGCAGATATTAATTCTTTTATAGCATGGAGTTTTGAATTTATGTTTAAAATAATGGAGAGGCACCGTGATTTCCCATTTCAGTACACTCATTAACTCCCATTCGAGCCTAGGTTTGTTTCTCCAGCTCTATCAGGACATGATTCTTCAATGGCCCTCTTATTAACATGGCCCTAGCTCTGCCGCCCAATGCTTGTGGCGGTAATGATTGTGTAAGCCATCTAACATCTTCACTGCTTAATTCGTACTTAGAGGATATTGTTGCAACGTAAGGATCGGGTCCCGCTAGTATTATATTTAATGGAATGTTCTGGATGGCCTCGCTCGATATNTCGCCTAATTCCTGTGTCACCAGGAATATGCCTAATCCGAACTTCCTTGTTCCCCTGATATATAATTCTATTAATCTACTGGATAATACATAATATGCCTCATCAATCACCAGCACGCGCTTAACTGCGGGATCGCTTCTTAATATATAACCATATATGTGATNGATCAACTGCATCATGAGGAACCTAGTTACATCTGGACTAGTTATGACTCCCTTAAAGGTTAGGACGGTGGGTTTATCGCATGCATCCTCTATGTTGATATGCTTGGCATTATTGATGGACTCCCCTATTCTCTCGTATATGCTAGTTAATAATGTGCTGTTTGACGCATTGATCAGTCTCCGTATGCCGGTGGCCGTGTCTTTAATATCGCCTCCAGCATATGCCAGCTCAAGGTCCTCCATGATATGCTCAACTTCATCCACTCTAAAAGATGTTGAAATGGACTCGGCGATTCTGCTTATCCTCTCGCTTTGGGTTACACTGCCTAAATCAAAAATATTTATGATTTGCTTAGTTATATCTATCGTGTTCACCCCCTTTAATCCAGAGTACTCACCATGTGGATCGATTATAATAGGCATTATGCCTTTACTCATCATCCTGATCAAGAGGGTCTTCATGGTCCATGTCTTGCCCATTCCAGTTGGTCCAATTATGATTCCATGCATGCTTGGAAGAAGTCCGGCATCCATGTTAATCTGATTTCCCTGCCTATCCCTGCCTATCCTAATGGAGTTACTTCCCCTCTCTTCCGATGCCTTGAATGGTAAATAAATCATTAAATCCCTCGTCAATCCATCATGCATGAATGCATCTGGCCTATTAAATACATAGGGCGGAGGCAGGATGTTAGTGAAGCCATCGTTTAACTTATCCACTGAAAGCACTATGAACTTAATGGGGGNCTCCCCCGAATTTAATCTGTCTATTACATTTCTCCACTTGATGGCATCAAAGTAGTACTTCCCCATTTCCTTGACTACGCTTCCCTCATTTGCCTTATGGTACATTTTCCTCGCTTTTCCGCTTAATTCCTGATTGCTTCGAATAATCACGCAATAATTGCCTATACCTTGTTGCGCCATCGATAATGATCTTCTCGCTTCATCATCCGTATCCTTAAAAAGCTCATCATTGCCATTCGATACATAATTAAAAGGTAGGCCTGAGAAAACCCATTTGCCTCTGATAAAGCCATAAAACAAGTAACCCAATATCGACGTGCTAATGAGTAGACCAGGTGATCCATATATTATTAAGTAGACCATGGGCGCTGTAATCAGTAATAGGTGTTTAGTCCTCATCTTTATGGCTCTTGCCTCATATAGTTCAGTTAATTCCTGATTGCTTAGCCTATGCCTTATTATGAAGTACTCGCTGATTACTCTCTCCATCATTAATAACTTAGTCCTTGTATAATTCATGTCATCCGCATTAATGCTCCGACTAAGTCTGATCAGTACATTTCCATTTATTACCATGAATGATATCATGGTTTCCTCATCCAATGCAAGCCTTTGAATGAGTTCAGTGACTAGGATCGAGTACTTGCTTCCACTTAAACGCTCGGAATTAAATAATGGTTCAACATTATAGAATACATGAATAATGCCGCCTCCAACATCATATACA
This genomic stretch from Thermocladium sp. ECH_B harbors:
- a CDS encoding transposase, which codes for MSSSGQFLGNGRRGPTSPAIPGEDIKEIELKNRRTNVVRLLPNGFQERKLRRLADTSAKLFNEVNYERRQQFFRGEKVDFEGTWGKCYEKYKEELGVNAQAVMQKNNEAWGSFFSLLKLRKENKLPPHMNRVSPPSYWKDGETGERKLLLVIRQDRYVVDERNHIILKDFGLEIGFTGRLRWYGKQGRLEIYYDETRNAWYASIPVEVGVEVTRKGRRSKHILRGERKSIQVKSPKGNKAASIDLGINVLASVVIDDGTWLLYKGVRAKEDYFYLQNRIGEVQSLSSKMKNLEEYEAYYELNREGRRLFKKLSRRLLHLYRNFASHLLKTLHERGVSTIYLGYPLNIAQDKGNKFTVNLWSYRELMGIIELKAQEYGIRVFEVIEYNTSKYCAYHGVEVERGPRGVINCPKGHKLHSDLNGALNILKKATGITISAIKRPLSFIVDHNRVAPVKGA
- a CDS encoding alkyl hydroperoxide reductase encodes the protein MPLKIGDQAPNFELLDTDLKKVNLYDVLGKGQYVVLLFFPGAFTSVCTKELCTFRDSMFKLEKAKANVIAVSVDTPFSLKAFKEQNRLNFTLASDFNKTVIADYDVVLPSLLGLRYLAKRAVYIIAPDHTIKYVWYSDDPGKEPPYDDVVKAVNELAH